The Lewinellaceae bacterium genome has a segment encoding these proteins:
- the prfA gene encoding peptide chain release factor 1, which yields MLDQLESIIEKFNYLEEKMADPDVLSDMSQYKKISKEYKDLKEIVDAAYQYQEVMGNIATSREMLKESDPEMREMASSELEELLPLKEEWEEKLKILLIPKDPEDSKDVIFEIRSGTGGDEASIFAGDLYKMYSKYFEDQGWKVEIININEGTVGGYNKIALEISGEDVYGKLKYESGAHRVQRVPKTESQGRVHTSAATVAVFPKLEMEDVNIKKTDLKVDTFRSSGAGGQHVNKTESGVRFTHLPTGIVSESQDGRSQIKNREIALQRLYIKIYDQQKEAHESETAAKRRSLVGTGDRSGKVRTYNYPQNRVTDHRINLTLYNLDQIVAGQIGEIIESLQVADNAEKMKMTEE from the coding sequence ATGCTCGATCAATTAGAATCAATCATAGAGAAATTTAATTACCTGGAGGAAAAAATGGCCGACCCTGATGTACTCAGTGATATGAGCCAATACAAAAAAATCAGTAAGGAATATAAGGACCTCAAGGAAATCGTGGATGCGGCCTACCAATATCAGGAAGTTATGGGCAACATAGCAACCTCCAGGGAAATGCTTAAAGAAAGCGACCCCGAAATGAGGGAAATGGCCAGCTCGGAGCTGGAAGAATTGCTGCCCTTGAAAGAAGAATGGGAAGAAAAGTTGAAAATTTTGCTCATCCCCAAAGATCCCGAAGATTCCAAAGATGTGATCTTTGAGATTCGCTCAGGCACAGGGGGCGACGAGGCGAGTATTTTTGCCGGGGACCTTTATAAGATGTATTCCAAGTATTTCGAGGATCAGGGCTGGAAGGTAGAGATCATCAATATCAACGAGGGAACTGTCGGGGGGTACAATAAGATTGCGCTTGAAATTTCAGGCGAGGATGTTTATGGAAAACTAAAATACGAATCCGGGGCACATCGCGTTCAGCGGGTACCTAAAACGGAATCCCAGGGCCGTGTACACACCTCCGCCGCCACCGTAGCCGTATTCCCGAAACTGGAAATGGAAGACGTCAATATCAAAAAGACAGACCTGAAGGTGGATACTTTCCGTTCAAGTGGCGCAGGAGGACAGCACGTAAACAAAACAGAGTCCGGCGTCCGTTTTACCCACCTTCCCACGGGGATCGTTTCTGAAAGCCAGGATGGTCGCTCCCAGATCAAAAACAGGGAGATCGCCCTGCAACGCCTTTATATCAAAATATATGACCAGCAAAAAGAGGCGCACGAATCAGAAACGGCGGCCAAGCGAAGGTCTTTGGTGGGAACAGGAGACCGTTCCGGGAAAGTCCGCACCTACAATTATCCTCAAAACAGGGTCACCGACCACCGCATCAACCTGACTTTGTACAACCTGGATCAGATCGTTGCCGGCCAGATCGGTGAAATCATCGAATCGCTCCAGGTTGCCGACAATGCAGAGAAAATGAAAATGACGGAGGAATAA